One Streptomyces coeruleorubidus DNA segment encodes these proteins:
- a CDS encoding transketolase family protein, producing the protein MDTMRDRFAPVVSRLLDEDPRVAVVLAEIGRDGFAEAARHHPDRVVNVGIREQLMVGAAAGLALTGLRPVVHTFASFLVERPFEQVKLDLGHQDLGAVLVSAAASFDWPAGGYTHMAPGDVALLDTLDGWTVHVPGHPDEAETLLRHAVAAGDDKVYVRLSVQSNGQALPVDGERFRTVREGRSGVVVAVGPTLDTVLAATEGLDVTVLYATTVRPFDGAALRRATRAAGTDVVLVEPYLAGTSAAAANDALSEVPHRVLGLGVGRRELRRYGQVAEHVAAHGLDARSLRERIGSFVGAAAPA; encoded by the coding sequence ATGGACACCATGCGTGACCGTTTCGCCCCTGTCGTCTCCCGGCTGCTCGACGAGGATCCCCGCGTCGCCGTGGTCCTCGCCGAGATCGGCAGGGACGGCTTCGCCGAGGCCGCCCGTCACCACCCCGACCGGGTCGTCAACGTCGGCATCCGCGAGCAGCTCATGGTCGGGGCGGCGGCGGGGCTGGCGCTGACCGGGCTGCGGCCCGTCGTGCACACCTTCGCCAGCTTTCTCGTCGAGCGGCCCTTCGAGCAGGTCAAACTGGATCTCGGGCACCAGGACCTGGGCGCGGTGCTGGTGAGTGCCGCCGCGTCCTTCGACTGGCCGGCGGGCGGCTACACCCACATGGCGCCGGGCGACGTGGCGCTGCTCGACACCCTGGACGGCTGGACCGTCCATGTGCCGGGCCACCCGGACGAGGCCGAGACGCTGCTGCGGCACGCGGTCGCCGCGGGCGACGACAAGGTGTACGTGCGGCTGTCCGTGCAGTCCAACGGGCAGGCGCTGCCCGTCGACGGGGAGCGTTTCCGCACGGTCCGGGAGGGGCGCTCCGGTGTCGTGGTCGCCGTCGGGCCGACGCTCGACACGGTGCTCGCCGCCACGGAGGGCCTCGACGTCACGGTCCTGTACGCGACCACCGTCCGCCCCTTCGACGGGGCCGCCCTGCGCCGGGCCACCCGGGCGGCCGGGACGGACGTCGTCCTCGTCGAGCCCTACCTGGCGGGCACCTCGGCGGCCGCCGCGAACGACGCGCTGTCCGAGGTGCCGCACCGGGTGCTGGGGCTGGGCGTGGGCCGTCGCGAGCTGCGGCGGTACGGGCAGGTGGCGGAGCATGTCGCCGCCCACGGCCTGGACGCCCGGTCGTTGCGGGAGCGCATCGGGAGCTTCGTCGGGGCGGCGGCTCCCGCGTGA
- a CDS encoding transketolase: MTNATDMTHTYADLPGLMGLMTGDEKHGPAATSTLDVLWVLYDRVLRVSPGRMADPERDRFLLSKGHGPMAYYAVLAAKGFVPVEWLPGFGSYDSPLGHHPDRTLVPGAEIGSGSLGHGLPIAVGTALGLRAQGLDEPRVWALIGDAELDEGSNHEAIAFAGPAGLDRLHTVVVDNSSATYARPGGIAARFEAAGWSALTVDGRDHEALYAAFTAPHPGRPHVVVARVEPKSA; encoded by the coding sequence ATGACGAACGCGACGGACATGACACACACGTACGCCGACCTGCCGGGACTCATGGGCCTGATGACCGGCGACGAGAAGCACGGCCCGGCCGCGACGTCGACGCTGGACGTGCTGTGGGTGCTGTACGACCGGGTGCTGCGGGTGAGCCCGGGGCGGATGGCCGATCCGGAGCGGGACCGGTTCCTGCTGTCGAAGGGGCACGGGCCGATGGCGTACTACGCCGTGCTGGCCGCCAAGGGCTTTGTGCCGGTGGAGTGGCTGCCCGGCTTCGGCTCGTACGACTCCCCGCTCGGCCATCACCCCGACCGCACGCTCGTGCCGGGGGCCGAGATCGGCAGCGGATCGCTCGGGCACGGGCTGCCGATCGCCGTCGGTACGGCACTGGGGCTGCGCGCCCAGGGGCTCGACGAGCCGCGGGTGTGGGCGCTGATCGGGGACGCCGAGCTGGACGAGGGCAGCAACCACGAGGCGATCGCCTTCGCCGGGCCCGCCGGGCTCGACCGGCTGCACACCGTCGTCGTCGACAACTCCTCCGCGACGTACGCGCGGCCCGGCGGGATCGCCGCCCGCTTCGAGGCGGCGGGCTGGTCCGCGCTGACCGTCGACGGCCGTGACCACGAGGCGTTGTACGCCGCCTTCACCGCACCGCACCCGGGCCGCCCGCACGTGGTCGTGGCCCGGGTCGAGCCGAAGTCCGCCTGA
- a CDS encoding nuclear transport factor 2 family protein, with translation MSNTHLSKRTVAALLAAATVGSMAGFAPAATASAPSSSLTVTDSRQGNPYTEERNKRVAVHVLRQLFEEGNLKVADQYIRADYIQHNPMAPDGREAIKNFIRDWTAQFPDHVYNVKRVLAQGDLVMVHSNPVFQPGTRGSSVVDIFRFDKKGMIAEHWDVVQEVPETTVNGNDMFGTVSQPRTNQPGPRWMTPFSQKVATAYFDTLLVDKNPDAVRYLTPEYYQHNPTIPNGSAGLREQFTNFFQQFPNLIVERKRVIAEGDLVAIHAHYRLSPEDRGQAVVDIFRVGKHGKILEHWDSVQDVPETALNENTMF, from the coding sequence ATGAGCAACACCCACTTGTCCAAGAGGACCGTCGCCGCTCTGCTGGCCGCGGCAACCGTCGGATCCATGGCCGGGTTCGCGCCCGCCGCCACGGCGTCCGCGCCCTCCTCCTCCCTGACCGTCACGGACTCCCGGCAGGGGAACCCCTACACCGAGGAGCGCAACAAGCGCGTCGCCGTCCACGTGCTCAGGCAGCTCTTCGAGGAAGGCAACCTCAAGGTCGCCGACCAGTACATCCGCGCGGACTACATCCAGCACAACCCGATGGCCCCCGACGGCCGGGAGGCGATCAAGAACTTCATCCGCGACTGGACCGCGCAGTTCCCGGACCACGTGTACAACGTCAAGCGTGTCCTCGCCCAGGGCGACCTGGTCATGGTGCACTCCAACCCGGTCTTCCAGCCCGGCACCCGCGGTTCGTCCGTGGTCGACATCTTCCGCTTCGACAAGAAGGGCATGATCGCCGAGCACTGGGACGTGGTCCAGGAGGTACCGGAGACCACCGTCAACGGCAACGACATGTTCGGCACAGTCAGTCAGCCACGCACGAACCAGCCCGGCCCCCGCTGGATGACCCCCTTCAGCCAGAAGGTGGCGACCGCCTACTTCGACACACTCCTCGTCGACAAGAACCCCGACGCGGTCAGGTACCTGACGCCGGAGTACTACCAGCACAACCCCACCATCCCCAACGGCTCGGCCGGCCTGCGCGAGCAGTTCACCAACTTCTTCCAGCAGTTCCCGAACCTGATCGTGGAACGCAAGCGCGTCATCGCCGAAGGCGACCTCGTGGCCATCCACGCCCACTACCGCCTCAGCCCCGAGGACCGCGGCCAGGCCGTGGTGGACATCTTCCGCGTCGGCAAGCACGGCAAGATCCTCGAGCACTGGGACTCCGTCCAGGACGTGCCGGAGACCGCCCTCAACGAAAACACCATGTTCTGA
- a CDS encoding YceI family protein, whose protein sequence is MARTTPRRWKRWLIVGAAAALVGAGGPYVYINYIQDGPAAALSLESPPAAPESTSGSGDQAGQSVEGSWRVGNGSQAGYRVDEVLFGQNTTAVGRTDQVTGELEIEGTRAVSGTFTVDLASVRSDSDQRDSQFRGRVMNTERYPSATFELTEPVDFGSVPDVNEQVTGEATGNLTVHGETNPVTFDLNAQRTAGGFRANGSIPITFADYGIDAPNFGGITVEDEGTVEFLLAFTPA, encoded by the coding sequence ATGGCACGCACCACACCCAGACGCTGGAAGCGCTGGCTGATCGTCGGCGCAGCCGCCGCCCTCGTGGGCGCCGGAGGCCCGTACGTCTACATCAACTACATCCAGGACGGCCCAGCAGCCGCGCTGTCACTCGAGAGTCCACCGGCCGCACCGGAGAGCACCTCCGGCTCCGGCGATCAGGCGGGCCAGAGCGTCGAGGGCAGCTGGCGGGTCGGGAACGGTTCGCAGGCCGGCTACCGCGTCGACGAGGTGCTCTTCGGCCAGAACACCACGGCCGTGGGCCGCACCGACCAGGTCACCGGAGAGCTGGAGATCGAGGGCACCCGGGCTGTCAGCGGGACCTTCACCGTCGACCTGGCCTCGGTGCGGAGCGACTCCGACCAGCGCGACAGCCAGTTCCGCGGCCGGGTCATGAACACCGAGCGGTACCCCAGCGCCACCTTCGAGCTCACCGAGCCCGTTGACTTCGGCTCGGTGCCGGACGTGAACGAACAAGTCACCGGCGAGGCAACGGGGAATCTGACCGTCCACGGCGAGACGAACCCCGTCACCTTCGACCTCAACGCGCAGCGCACAGCCGGCGGCTTCCGCGCGAACGGCTCGATCCCCATCACCTTCGCCGACTACGGCATCGACGCACCGAACTTCGGCGGGATCACCGTCGAGGACGAAGGGACCGTCGAGTTCCTCCTCGCCTTCACCCCCGCGTAA
- a CDS encoding TetR/AcrR family transcriptional regulator produces MTGNTRGLRADARRNRQRLLDVAVRAFSEQGTDASLEAIAREAGVGIGTLYRHFPTREALLEAAYRNEVARVCDSAEVLLAQYPPDMAMRVWMDRFIDYLATKQGMADALKAVIASGDSDPFAESLDRISSAISTLLKAGAEAGVLRSDVDPLDVGFSLGGILLITTDKGLRDRASRMLDLLLDGLRYRAG; encoded by the coding sequence GTGACCGGCAACACACGCGGACTGCGTGCCGACGCGCGGCGTAACCGGCAACGCCTGCTCGACGTCGCCGTACGCGCCTTCTCCGAGCAGGGCACGGACGCTTCGCTGGAGGCCATCGCCAGAGAGGCAGGTGTGGGCATCGGCACGCTGTACCGGCACTTCCCCACCCGGGAGGCACTGCTCGAGGCCGCCTACCGCAACGAGGTCGCGAGGGTCTGCGACAGCGCCGAGGTACTGCTGGCGCAGTACCCGCCCGACATGGCGATGCGGGTGTGGATGGACCGGTTCATCGACTATCTGGCCACCAAGCAGGGCATGGCGGACGCGTTGAAAGCCGTCATCGCCTCCGGCGACTCGGACCCGTTCGCCGAGAGCCTGGACCGGATCAGCTCGGCCATCAGCACGCTGCTGAAGGCCGGGGCCGAGGCGGGCGTCCTACGCTCCGACGTCGACCCTCTCGACGTCGGCTTCAGCCTCGGCGGCATCCTGCTGATCACCACCGACAAGGGGCTGCGCGACCGCGCGAGCCGCATGCTCGATCTGCTCCTCGACGGACTCCGCTACCGCGCCGGCTGA
- a CDS encoding SGNH/GDSL hydrolase family protein, whose amino-acid sequence MSSSGYLRYVALGDSHTEGVGDGDDVRGLRGWADRLAEQVARHSPGLLYANLAVRGRKAGQVRAEQLAPALAMRPDLATVVAGVNDVLRPSCDLDEVAGHVEAMFAALTAQGATVATLMFPDVGRITPLSRPIGHRVLALNARIREAADRHGVVVAETAAHAAATDPRLWSADRLHAGPLGHARIAAAVAQALGLPGSDDKWTLPLPAAGTDISVWRTVGAELRWAGTFLGPWVGRRLRGRSSGDGRQAKRPALLPVAASAGDTSPAV is encoded by the coding sequence GTGTCGAGCAGTGGGTATCTGCGCTATGTCGCCCTGGGTGACAGTCATACCGAGGGGGTCGGGGACGGCGACGACGTCCGTGGTCTTCGGGGCTGGGCGGACCGGCTCGCCGAGCAGGTCGCCCGCCACAGCCCCGGCCTGCTCTACGCCAACCTCGCGGTGCGCGGCCGTAAGGCCGGTCAGGTGCGCGCCGAGCAGCTCGCTCCGGCTCTCGCGATGCGGCCCGACCTCGCCACCGTGGTGGCTGGGGTCAACGACGTGTTGCGCCCGAGCTGCGACCTCGATGAGGTGGCCGGCCATGTTGAGGCGATGTTCGCCGCCCTCACCGCCCAGGGCGCCACCGTCGCGACCCTCATGTTTCCCGACGTCGGGCGCATCACGCCGTTGTCCCGCCCCATCGGTCACCGTGTTCTCGCACTCAACGCGCGCATCCGGGAGGCCGCCGACCGCCACGGCGTGGTGGTGGCGGAGACGGCCGCGCACGCGGCGGCGACCGATCCGCGGTTGTGGAGTGCTGACCGGCTGCACGCCGGCCCGCTGGGACACGCGCGCATCGCGGCTGCCGTGGCCCAGGCGCTCGGTCTGCCGGGCAGCGACGACAAGTGGACCCTTCCCCTTCCGGCCGCGGGGACGGACATCTCTGTCTGGAGGACCGTGGGTGCCGAACTGCGCTGGGCCGGCACCTTCCTCGGCCCTTGGGTCGGCCGCCGCCTGCGTGGCCGCTCCTCCGGCGACGGCCGCCAGGCCAAGCGGCCGGCGCTGCTTCCGGTGGCCGCGTCCGCCGGGGACACCTCCCCAGCAGTGTGA
- a CDS encoding PadR family transcriptional regulator, producing MALRNAVMAALLEGEASGYDLAKAFDATVANFWMSTPQQLYRELDRMEAEGLVTARVVEQERRPNKRLFSLTEAGRKAVHAYTAEPLGKPAVIRDELLVKVQCLDAGDMEAVRTAIAERMEWATAKLARYERLRQRLLDGRSEEAYFAEAERIGPYLTLLRGMSFERENLQWGDMALRRLEQRTAALRADG from the coding sequence ATGGCTTTGCGGAACGCGGTGATGGCCGCGCTGTTGGAGGGCGAGGCGTCCGGGTACGACCTCGCGAAAGCGTTCGACGCGACGGTCGCCAACTTCTGGATGTCGACGCCTCAGCAGCTCTACCGGGAGCTGGATCGCATGGAGGCCGAAGGACTCGTCACGGCCCGCGTCGTCGAGCAGGAGCGCCGCCCTAACAAGCGACTGTTCTCCTTGACGGAGGCCGGACGGAAGGCCGTCCACGCCTACACCGCCGAGCCCTTGGGTAAACCGGCGGTGATCCGGGACGAGTTGCTTGTCAAGGTGCAGTGCCTGGACGCGGGCGACATGGAAGCGGTCCGAACTGCCATCGCCGAGCGCATGGAGTGGGCCACCGCCAAGCTGGCCCGCTACGAGAGACTCCGGCAGCGTCTGCTCGACGGGCGCTCGGAGGAGGCGTACTTCGCCGAGGCCGAGCGCATCGGCCCGTATCTCACCCTGCTGCGCGGAATGTCGTTCGAGCGGGAGAACCTCCAGTGGGGGGACATGGCGCTGCGCAGGCTCGAACAGCGCACGGCCGCGCTCCGGGCCGACGGCTGA
- a CDS encoding glycoside hydrolase family 43 protein, which yields MRLPDMPLHDPFVVADGETRTYHLYTSNDPSVSGVDGTGTMVYRSHDLRDWTRPVVVFLTAEQEGIWATDGAWAPEVHAWNGRYYLFTTLHNEDRPLSVPPPNQWGVPFRTPTHMRGTVTAVSDSLLGPFTVLDPARPVPPEHLMTLDGTLYVDPHGQPWMVYAHEWLQTVDGTMEAIRLAPDLSRAVGDPVYLFKASDAPWTAEQIPAGVPHQLPPYITDGPQLYRTPDGSLLMLWSTYEKHTAGQDGTVSGGYVQTYAVSRSGDIRGRWQQHRPLVRDDSGHGMLFHTFDGRLMMILHRPFENAHGKLYEMELRAHELEVLRRRSDLDGGG from the coding sequence ATGCGGCTTCCCGACATGCCGCTGCACGATCCGTTCGTCGTCGCCGACGGCGAGACCCGTACCTACCACCTCTACACGTCGAACGACCCCTCCGTATCGGGCGTGGACGGCACCGGCACGATGGTCTACCGCAGCCACGACCTGCGCGACTGGACGCGCCCCGTCGTAGTGTTCCTGACCGCAGAGCAGGAGGGCATCTGGGCGACGGACGGCGCGTGGGCGCCGGAGGTGCACGCCTGGAACGGCAGGTACTACCTCTTCACCACGCTGCACAACGAGGACCGGCCGCTCTCGGTCCCACCACCCAACCAGTGGGGTGTCCCGTTCCGGACCCCGACCCATATGCGCGGCACGGTCACGGCCGTCTCCGACTCGCTGCTCGGCCCGTTCACCGTGCTGGACCCGGCGCGCCCCGTCCCGCCCGAGCACCTCATGACCCTCGACGGCACGCTGTACGTCGACCCGCACGGGCAGCCCTGGATGGTGTACGCGCACGAGTGGCTCCAGACGGTCGACGGAACGATGGAGGCGATCCGGCTGGCCCCCGACCTGTCCCGGGCGGTCGGCGACCCCGTCTACCTCTTCAAGGCCTCCGACGCACCCTGGACCGCCGAGCAGATCCCCGCGGGAGTGCCGCACCAGCTGCCGCCCTACATCACCGACGGCCCCCAGCTGTACCGCACCCCTGACGGGTCCCTGCTCATGCTGTGGTCGACCTACGAGAAGCACACGGCCGGCCAGGACGGCACCGTCAGCGGCGGCTACGTGCAGACGTACGCCGTATCGAGATCCGGGGACATCCGGGGCCGGTGGCAGCAGCACCGGCCGCTGGTCCGCGACGACAGCGGCCACGGCATGCTGTTCCACACCTTCGACGGCCGCCTGATGATGATCCTCCACCGGCCCTTCGAGAACGCCCACGGGAAGCTGTACGAGATGGAGCTGCGCGCTCACGAACTGGAGGTGCTGCGCCGGCGCAGTGACCTGGACGGTGGCGGCTGA
- a CDS encoding NUDIX hydrolase family protein, protein MSDMTETTPGWLSPDDLEMARARMPILYVEAVPVRVDDSGEVTSVGLLLRIGPDGTVSRTLVSGRVLHHERVRDALLRHLEKDLGPVALPRVPASLQPFTVAEYFPTQGITPYHDPRQHAVSLAYIVPVTGDCRPRQDALDLVWFSPLEAVSEAVQSEMPGGHGVLLKQALAHAGCVI, encoded by the coding sequence ATGTCTGACATGACCGAAACCACGCCCGGCTGGCTGTCTCCCGACGACCTGGAGATGGCGCGTGCCCGCATGCCGATCCTGTACGTCGAGGCCGTCCCGGTACGCGTCGACGACAGCGGCGAAGTCACCAGCGTCGGCCTGCTGCTGCGCATCGGACCCGACGGTACGGTCAGCCGGACGCTGGTCTCCGGCCGCGTGCTGCACCACGAACGCGTCCGCGACGCCCTCCTGCGCCACCTGGAGAAGGACCTCGGCCCGGTCGCGCTGCCCCGCGTCCCGGCGTCGCTCCAGCCGTTCACGGTCGCGGAGTACTTCCCGACGCAGGGCATCACGCCGTACCACGACCCCCGTCAGCACGCGGTGTCCCTCGCCTACATCGTGCCGGTGACGGGCGACTGCCGGCCCCGGCAGGACGCGCTGGACCTGGTGTGGTTCAGCCCGCTGGAGGCCGTCTCGGAGGCGGTGCAGAGCGAGATGCCGGGCGGCCACGGCGTGCTGCTCAAGCAGGCGCTGGCCCATGCGGGCTGCGTGATCTGA
- a CDS encoding amidohydrolase family protein, whose amino-acid sequence MGAVREALDALSLVDHHCHGTVAADLGRESFEPLLTEGDAWPGVSPFDSPVGVAVRRHCAPVLDLPRHAPVEQYLARRSELGWREVQRRFLISSGTDVFCVDTGHTPDRLTTPGEIAEAAGGSAYEVVRLESVAESVRAAGVEPDAYADAFRAAALDAVRRPGVVGVKSVAAYRTGFDLDPGRPSDAEVTGAARHWAARGGRLDDPVLVRHLLWTAVDLGLPLQLHTGFGDNDIRLHRADPARLTDWLHRTAGTIPVLLLHCWPYQRQAAYLAAVFEQVYLDVGLTLHHVGPARAGAVLAEALEITPFRKLLYSSDAYGVPEFFHLGALAFRQGLAELLQERVDADELSLPDALRIARWAGRDNARRVYRLPDDSPGGG is encoded by the coding sequence GTGGGCGCGGTCCGCGAGGCGCTCGACGCGCTGAGCCTGGTCGACCACCACTGCCACGGCACGGTGGCCGCCGATCTCGGCCGGGAGTCCTTCGAACCGCTCCTGACGGAGGGCGACGCGTGGCCGGGCGTCTCGCCTTTCGACAGCCCCGTGGGCGTGGCCGTGCGCCGCCACTGCGCTCCCGTGCTGGACCTGCCGCGCCACGCCCCCGTCGAGCAGTACCTCGCCCGGCGCTCGGAGCTCGGCTGGCGCGAGGTGCAGCGGCGCTTCCTGATCTCCTCGGGCACGGACGTCTTCTGCGTCGACACCGGTCACACCCCCGACCGGCTCACCACCCCGGGCGAGATCGCCGAGGCCGCGGGCGGATCCGCGTACGAGGTGGTGCGGCTGGAGAGCGTCGCCGAGTCGGTGCGGGCGGCGGGGGTCGAGCCGGACGCCTACGCCGACGCCTTCCGCGCGGCGGCGCTGGACGCCGTGCGGCGGCCCGGCGTGGTGGGCGTGAAGTCGGTGGCGGCCTACCGCACCGGCTTCGACCTGGACCCGGGCCGCCCCTCGGACGCGGAGGTCACCGGCGCCGCCCGGCACTGGGCGGCCCGCGGCGGCCGCCTGGACGACCCGGTCCTGGTACGGCACCTGCTGTGGACCGCCGTCGACCTCGGCCTGCCGCTCCAGCTGCACACCGGGTTCGGCGACAACGACATCCGGCTGCACCGGGCCGACCCGGCCCGCCTCACGGACTGGCTGCACCGGACCGCAGGGACGATCCCGGTCCTGCTGCTGCACTGCTGGCCCTACCAGCGGCAGGCCGCGTACCTCGCGGCGGTCTTCGAGCAGGTGTATCTCGACGTCGGCCTCACCCTCCACCACGTCGGCCCCGCCCGGGCCGGCGCGGTCCTGGCGGAGGCCCTGGAGATCACACCGTTCCGCAAACTGCTGTACAGCTCCGACGCCTACGGTGTGCCGGAGTTCTTCCACCTCGGGGCGCTCGCCTTCCGGCAGGGGCTGGCGGAACTGCTCCAGGAGCGGGTGGACGCCGACGAGCTGTCCCTGCCGGACGCGCTGCGGATCGCCCGGTGGGCGGGCCGGGACAACGCCCGGCGGGTCTACCGGCTCCCGGACGACTCCCCGGGAGGCGGTTGA
- a CDS encoding glutamine synthetase family protein produces MTTLADPVPGGRPGDVERATALSGELSGRGVHGVVLSYVDTAGIGRVKTVPTARLASAAAWGVGMSPVFDTFLANDSIVTTDVLGSPDGDLRLYPDLDQLVVLAGQPGWAWAPVDRVTQDGERHPGCARTFLRRVVTEAADRHGLTFKAAVEVEWTVARGDAPGDAFVPATTGPAYGAARQVELGDCTADLLAACAAQGLDVEQVHPEYAAGQFEISVGAVDPVAAADRSVLVRQTVRAVARRHGLRVSFAPAVVGQGVGNGGHVHLSAWRGGVNLHSGGEGRYGMTAEAESFTAGLLAHLPALTAVTAPSPASYLRLRPSQWAGVFTAWGRETRETALRVVTGTAGLRDQAANVEVKPVDLAANPYLAIGSLIAAGLDGLTSSAALPEETTGDPARLGEAQAAARGVRRLPVSLEQAVEEFRADEPLRAALGPVLADAVIAVRRGELASVAGLDDDQVASAYRWKY; encoded by the coding sequence ATGACGACCCTGGCCGATCCCGTGCCCGGCGGGCGTCCCGGCGATGTCGAGCGGGCCACCGCGCTGAGCGGCGAGCTGTCCGGGCGGGGTGTGCACGGCGTCGTGCTGTCCTACGTCGACACCGCGGGCATCGGCAGGGTGAAGACCGTCCCGACGGCCCGCCTCGCCTCCGCCGCGGCCTGGGGCGTCGGCATGTCCCCGGTGTTCGACACCTTCCTGGCGAACGACTCCATCGTCACCACCGACGTCCTCGGCTCCCCCGACGGCGATCTGCGTCTCTACCCGGATCTCGACCAGCTCGTGGTACTGGCCGGGCAGCCCGGCTGGGCGTGGGCGCCGGTGGACCGGGTCACGCAGGACGGGGAGCGGCATCCCGGCTGCGCGCGCACGTTCCTGCGCCGCGTCGTCACCGAGGCGGCCGACCGGCACGGCCTGACGTTCAAGGCCGCCGTGGAGGTCGAGTGGACCGTGGCCCGCGGGGACGCGCCGGGCGACGCGTTCGTGCCCGCGACGACCGGTCCGGCGTACGGGGCCGCGCGGCAGGTCGAGCTCGGTGACTGCACCGCCGACCTGCTGGCGGCGTGCGCGGCCCAGGGCCTCGACGTGGAACAGGTCCATCCCGAGTACGCGGCCGGGCAGTTCGAGATCTCGGTGGGTGCCGTCGACCCGGTGGCGGCGGCCGACCGCAGCGTGCTGGTGCGGCAGACGGTCCGCGCGGTGGCCAGGCGGCACGGGCTGCGCGTCTCGTTCGCCCCGGCCGTCGTGGGGCAGGGCGTCGGCAACGGCGGGCACGTCCATCTCTCCGCCTGGCGCGGCGGGGTCAATCTGCACTCCGGCGGCGAGGGCCGGTACGGCATGACGGCCGAGGCGGAGTCGTTCACGGCCGGCCTCCTCGCCCACCTGCCGGCTCTCACGGCCGTGACCGCGCCGAGCCCCGCCAGCTATCTGCGGCTCAGGCCCTCCCAGTGGGCCGGGGTGTTCACCGCCTGGGGCCGCGAGACCCGCGAAACCGCCCTGCGCGTCGTCACCGGCACCGCGGGCCTGCGCGACCAGGCGGCGAACGTCGAGGTCAAACCCGTCGACCTGGCCGCCAACCCCTACCTCGCGATCGGCTCCCTGATCGCCGCCGGGCTGGACGGCCTGACCTCGTCCGCCGCCCTGCCCGAGGAGACCACCGGGGACCCGGCACGGCTGGGCGAGGCTCAGGCGGCGGCCCGGGGCGTACGGCGGCTGCCGGTCTCGCTGGAGCAGGCCGTCGAGGAATTCCGCGCGGACGAGCCGCTGCGGGCCGCCCTCGGCCCGGTTCTGGCGGACGCGGTGATCGCCGTACGGCGGGGCGAGCTGGCGTCCGTCGCCGGTCTCGACGACGACCAGGTGGCGTCGGCGTACCGGTGGAAGTACTGA
- a CDS encoding SAM-dependent methyltransferase: MSESHTPTSGSARLNTGVAHNARVWNYWIGGKDNYEVDQRVGEHVAGMFPIIRDIARADRDFLGRAVSFLAGERGVRQFLDIGTGLPTADNTHEIAQRLAPDSRIVYVDNDPIVLVHARTLLTGTHEGVTAYIDADVHDPDAILERAGHTLDLTRPVAVMMLGILNFVLDTDKARDIARRVMAAVPSGSFLVLTHPTFDDELGGAGQIPAMKFWNENATPPITARSGADIAAFFEGLELLEPGMVSCGQWRADADSAVLVPQYGAVAVKP; this comes from the coding sequence GTGAGTGAGAGCCACACCCCGACGAGCGGCTCGGCGAGGCTGAACACCGGTGTGGCGCACAACGCGCGCGTGTGGAACTACTGGATCGGCGGCAAGGACAACTACGAGGTCGACCAGCGGGTCGGCGAGCACGTGGCCGGCATGTTCCCGATCATCCGGGACATCGCCCGGGCGGACCGGGACTTCCTGGGCCGGGCCGTGTCGTTCCTGGCCGGCGAGCGCGGAGTGCGGCAGTTCCTCGACATCGGCACGGGGCTGCCGACGGCGGACAACACCCACGAGATCGCCCAGCGGCTCGCACCCGACTCACGGATCGTCTACGTCGACAACGACCCGATCGTGCTGGTGCACGCCCGCACCCTGCTGACCGGCACCCACGAGGGCGTCACCGCCTACATCGACGCCGACGTGCACGACCCGGACGCCATCCTCGAACGGGCCGGGCACACCCTCGACCTCACCCGCCCCGTCGCGGTCATGATGCTGGGCATCCTCAACTTCGTCCTGGACACGGACAAGGCCCGAGACATCGCGCGCCGCGTGATGGCCGCGGTCCCCTCCGGCAGCTTCCTGGTCCTCACGCACCCGACGTTCGACGACGAGCTCGGCGGCGCGGGCCAGATCCCGGCCATGAAGTTCTGGAACGAGAACGCCACTCCCCCGATCACCGCCCGCAGCGGCGCGGACATCGCCGCGTTCTTCGAAGGCCTCGAGCTGCTCGAGCCGGGCATGGTGTCGTGCGGGCAGTGGCGTGCCGACGCCGACTCGGCCGTGCTGGTACCGCAGTACGGCGCGGTGGCCGTGAAGCCCTGA